TTATATAACATCATTTGGGATGGCATCATCATGGAATCAATTCTCAATTTAGTTCGGGAGGCTCTAGAAACTGATTTTCTGAGTATTACCGCAGAAAATCAATTACGACTGTTGCTCAACAGTAAATATTCCTTAGAAGATTTGGAAGCTTTTATGGAGTTGCAACAGGCTACCATGAATGGAAGAGTTAAGCAAGAATCGCGTGAATTAATTTTGTCTCAACACGAATTTAAACCAGGGGGTTAAAAAATGTTAACTTGTACTTGCCCTTGTTGTTCTACTACTTTACTCCGCCACATTCGCTCCCAAAGAGTCTACTGGTTTTGCCGCCACTGTTATCAAGAAATGCCCAATCCCGATAGCATTTTGGGTGGCTTAGACACTGGCTCTAAATTAAGTATTAACAGTGGCTTAGTTAAAGCTAATGCCGCTCTAATATTTTGAAGAAATTTGAATATTTTCATTAAAATAGCGAGGGATATTTCTGATGCTTTTAACAAATCGTACACTTCCAAAACAAGAAGAAATTAAATTTGGCTGGTGGGTAAAAATTGTTACTTTATTACCAGAGTGTACTTACTACATTGGGCCTTTTAATAGTATTCGGGAAGCTGCTGCCGCTCAAGTCGGCTACATGGAAGATTTAAAACAGGAGGGAGCCCAAGAAATGACGGTTTGGATTAGGCAGTGTAAGCCTAAAATGTTAACAAGCTTTGAAGATTGAGGATAAGGCAGCAGATCGCTATTTTTTTTGGCTTGAGGGTACTGTAGTGTTAAGGAATGACTTCCGATGAAAAGGAATCAGTTCCAATGAAAATTCTGCTAGTAGAAGATGATGAGACGACAGCTAATGTCCTAGCACAAGAACTCACTACCCATCACTACACTGTTGAGACAGCGGAGGATGGTCAAATGGCTTTGGAACTGGCTCAAGCCTTTCACTACGATTTGCTCGTAGTAGATATTATTCTCCCAAATTTGGATGGAATCGGTCTTTGTCGCCAACTGCGATCGCACGGCTTACAGATGCCGATTCTGCTGTTGAGTGCCAAAGACAGCACTGCTGACCGGGTACTCGGCTTACAAGCAGGAGCCGATGATTATCTGGTCAAGCCCTACGAAAGATCGGAATTAATCGCTCGGATTCAGGCTTTACTGCGAAGGGGCAGTTCTAGCTTAATTACTATGTTGACCTGGGAAAAGCTTCAGCTCGATCCAGATGCCGGTCAAGTTACTTATGGCGGAAAAGCTTTACACTTAACCCCAAAAGAGTTCAGCATACTAGAGCTTTTTCTCCGCAATCCCCGACGTATTTTCAGCCGGAGTGCCATACTAGACCGCATCTGGCCTAATGGTGAATTTCCCCAAGAGGAAGCCGTCTCTACTCAAATCAAAGGTCTGCGCCAGAAGCTAAAAGCAGGGGGAATGACTAAAGATTCGATCGAGACGGTATACGGATTGGGTTATCGACTCAAACAACTACCGGAAGATTCCCTCTCGCCAAGGGTTTCTCCAGAAGAGACGCCCAAAGCTGCGATCGCGACCGCAGACAAGCGTCAAGCTCAAGCCAAAGTGCAGGCAATTATGCAGCAGGTATGGGGCAAATTCAAACAGAGTTTGGGCTCGCATATAGTGCTGTTCGATCGAGCGATTGCCCAAATCTCTACCGGAAATCTCGATCGGGAACTGCGAGTCTCCGCTCAGTTGGAGGCGCATCGCTTGATTGGCTCGCTGGGTTCATTTGGCTTCCCAAAAGGTTCAGAGGTGGCGCGGCAGATCGAACAGTTGCTAAGCTTAGAGTCTTTGGGTGTTCGGGAGGCGCAGCAGCTTGCAGAATTGGTTGCGCTTCTCAAGCAAGTTGTGGAAGATAAGCCATCTACAACGGCGACGACTCCCGATTTA
This DNA window, taken from Aerosakkonema funiforme FACHB-1375, encodes the following:
- a CDS encoding DUF1816 domain-containing protein, yielding MLLTNRTLPKQEEIKFGWWVKIVTLLPECTYYIGPFNSIREAAAAQVGYMEDLKQEGAQEMTVWIRQCKPKMLTSFED
- a CDS encoding response regulator; amino-acid sequence: MKILLVEDDETTANVLAQELTTHHYTVETAEDGQMALELAQAFHYDLLVVDIILPNLDGIGLCRQLRSHGLQMPILLLSAKDSTADRVLGLQAGADDYLVKPYERSELIARIQALLRRGSSSLITMLTWEKLQLDPDAGQVTYGGKALHLTPKEFSILELFLRNPRRIFSRSAILDRIWPNGEFPQEEAVSTQIKGLRQKLKAGGMTKDSIETVYGLGYRLKQLPEDSLSPRVSPEETPKAAIATADKRQAQAKVQAIMQQVWGKFKQSLGSHIVLFDRAIAQISTGNLDRELRVSAQLEAHRLIGSLGSFGFPKGSEVARQIEQLLSLESLGVREAQQLAELVALLKQVVEDKPSTTATTPDLKMGSGRLLVVDDDVVLTEAVKREAIVWGFQVEVTTDPISARKSISCCPPDVIVLDLTFPDSTENGLTLLAELAQQDPRIPVLVLTARNQLSDRVEVARLGGNVFLEKPK